DNA sequence from the Larus michahellis chromosome Z, bLarMic1.1, whole genome shotgun sequence genome:
AGCTCGGAAGATGCCAACCGCCTTGCTGAAGGCCTCAGGGAAAAATGTACCTGCATCGAGGAGATGGAGAAGCGCGTGCAAAGGATGGAGGAGGTATGTCTGCCCGCTCCTCGTGTCTGTCCCTCCGGCGCCGGGAGCTGGCCCAAGTGGGGAACCCGCTCTGGGAATGCCGACACTTGGGAAGAGGAGTTAATTGCTTTCAGGGTTTGGGGCATGCTAGCTGTTGGAACTGGGGCTCAAAAGGACCAAATTGAGAACCTTTAGCCCTAACTAGAAATTAAACATGCAATTTGAGCTCTCTCGCTTATTTCAGAACTTCTTAAAACCTGTAGAGCATCACGGAGGAGGAGTCTTAATTTGTAGCTATTAATGATGTCTACTCCTGAAGAGTTGCTCTTTCACCTTCCCCCATCGCTGTACTTTGACACGAAGACGTAGCCAACCTAGCACTAAAAACTGCTCCTTAACTCTCAGAAAAATGCCACTGTAAGCATCCAAAATCCTGGGCAGGCGAATGACTGCTGTAGCAATCTGACAGCTGCCCGCACAGAAACTTGCAGAAATTTTCTCCTCCTTTACTGTGAATTTTCTTCGGTGGCTTTAGTTGAGTTGGAAGACGCAGTGGCTCCGTGCATGGTATTTTCTCCCGTACGCGCTTGTTAGGGGTGGGTATTTCTCCTCTAGAAGCACCACCTTAAAATCTAAGTTTTTCCTGTCCTGGGATTACTGTAAAGATGGGGTCAATGAATCTACTTCCATCCTGATCACAGGCAGGTAATCTCTCTGATACTAAGAGGTTTGTCATCAGTTTTGTTCGGATTTTTCCCTCTCCGGACAAGGTTTTGAGAGGTGGATGTAGCAGTAATGTGGTATCCCCTGGACCCTGGGCATGGAGTCCCACAAGACCCAAGAATTTTTGCTAATTAATTAAAGAAGCGCTATTTTAACAGAGTTTGGACTTTTCTCATGGTAAATCAGTACTGTCACCTCTTTGGGATTTGACTCTGAGAGGTCAGACTGGTTTGTAGCTCCAGCTGATGTTGCTGTAGGTTGATGTGTCTAGTTATTGCtgaattttgtctgttttcagacACTAAGTGGAATTATTGAATGTACAGCCAAACATCTCTTGCTCAGCAAATGGTAGGAATTGTAATACAACTTTTATATAACtttgtttccttaggaaaagaAAACTCTGCTGGAGAAGAAGATGTCATTTGAAAAGATGCTTCAACAGATGATGTCAAGGAACGAAGACGGCAAACGGTGATTAAATGCATGTGATaaagtgtgttttatttctttctggggGATTATTTCACATAGAATATGAGACAATCGCTTGCTCAAGTTCCTTCTGGGAGTAAAATTATTCATGATGAAAGCAACTGGTTCAAAACCTAATTTATTGTGATTGCTTGAAGAAGCCAAGATAGATATGTTGATGTCCTACAGCTCTTAGATGTGGATTCTGCTCAAATTCCTAGTACTTTTCCTTCCACCTTGCATGCACCAATTGCTTCCCATTCTTGATTCTCAACGTGGAGCCGATGCTGCTTTGGTGATATTGTGCATGCAGTAGGTAAGGCAATAGccttcattatttattaatttacttatCAGTAGCTAATAAGGGTGGTCCTACCAGGCAAAATATGTCTCAAACTACGGTTTTATTTGTTCTGATCAATAAGGAAGCCTTTATATGTATGAACGACAACCATGTATCCTCAGGAACATTCCTGCCAAGACTGGGAACAGAAACGTCCAAGCTCTTGAGCCGACCCTGAGGTGGGATGGCAAAGCGATGGGTCAGCGATCCCTAGGGATTGAACCAGGGGTGCTGTGCTCTTGCCTGCAGGTGCCTGGATCTCCAGAGGCAGATTTCCACCCTGCAGGAGCAGATCAGCCACCTGCAGTGCGTGATCCAGGCGCAGCATCACAGCCTGCGAGGCATCATACAAGAGGTGAGGCTGGTGCGGCTGGGAAAAGAACTGGGAGATGCTGGGCTCATCTTAAGTGTGtgtgctggggaggagcagctTGCTCATCACACAGTGCCTGGTTTTGTGGCCCCTGCATTCAGACATCTGTATGCATTCAACATTGGGGCTGTTGGttgacaagaagctcaacatgggccggcaacgtgcgctggctcagcccagaaaccccccgcagcctgggctgcacccccagcagcgtgggcagcagggcgaggggggggattctgcccctctgctccgctcgggggagacccccctgcagtgctgcctccagctctggggcaccaacagcagaaggacacggagctgttggagcggggccagaggaggccccggagatgctgggagggctggagcccctctgctgggaggacaggctgagagagctgggggggttcagcctggagaagagaaggctccggggagaccttccagcccctgccagtccctcaaggggctccaggaaagctggggagggactctggagcagggaggggagccatgggacgagggggaacggttttaaactggaagaggggagattgagatgagatattaggaagaaattctttgctgtgagggtggtgagcccctggcccaggttgcccagagaagctgaaACGCACCCTGCGGCTGGTTTCACATGAAGGCCGCTCCCACGAGCGAAGCCAGCAGGCTGACAACCTCGAAAGGCTGCAACAACATTTAAAGCCATCAGCCTGCTTCCCAAAGTGACAATATAACATCAGCTCTTTTACTTACAGACTGCTTTTGTGTGTCTGAACTCCTGCTGTACTCCCCTTGCCCCGCAGAGCGCCCGTCTTTTCCCAAGCAGATAGGGGAAGGTCCCGCATGAATTCGCTTTCATAATCCGGTTTCTGTGCATATGCCAACAAGAGTAGACTTGTTATGCTAAGGAAAACGTGATACTGTATGctaagaaattgttttataaatcAGTTTATCAATTATTTTGAGTTCTTCTATGGTAAAAGAATAGGGACTTGAATGGTCTGCAATTCCCCTGGGACAATGAGATGTTTAACTCTGTGGTTTTGTTAAACACAGAGACGTTTTTGATGTATAAAGGTTTGTAATCTCTTACAAACTTTATTTCCTAACTCTCAGGCAGAGGAACTGAATAACGAACTCAGAAGCCAAGATAAAAAAATCGAAAACCTGACAGAGAAGCTGACTACACTGGAAGCACAGGTAGAGTCCGAAAGTAAAAAGGTATATTGAAGGGAGAGAACAAAATTAGTTCTCTACAGTTGGCGGGCCCTTCACACCGCTGGGCTTGTGGGTGGTATTTCTTTGCACTGCATCTTTCACtcggttttaaaaaaaaaaacaaacaacccctaaaacccacaaaaaaatccctccagCCACCCAAAAAACCTTTCTGGAGGAGGGGCAGGTCCTAGGTAGCATCTAGGCTTGTCTCCTGCCTGCTACGTTATGCTGAGAGgggtttattttatatttttccttgcagaataaagaactgaaagacagagtggAGTTCTGGTCTGGCCAGCCCAAGGCTAAAGTTTCCAAAGCTGTCTGGACAGAGTGAGTACCTTCAGAGGTTCCGCGGGGCACGGGGACGGCTGAGCCCGTAGCTCTTGCAGGCGACCTCTGGTGTCCCCACAGGGCTTTGAGTGCGTGGAGTCAGGCCTTGCTGGGAGGAACCAAACTTCATCCTGCagtgaaaaggggaggaaaaacacaAGCTCTGCTTCAAACTCGGTAGCTGGTGGGGTGATGGTGGTAGCCCAAGTCCTGACTCCGAGGCAGCCATCCAACTCAGAGGGGGCGTGCTCAGCACATCAACCAAGGGCACCTGCAGAACCCTGGACATCCATTCAGGATGAACTGGGAGCTTTTCCTGGGGGATACAGTCCTTTGCTGGAGTAGATCTGGATACCAGTTTCTGCTCTCAGCTCCTCCATATCCAGGGCCATAGTTAGAAAGCTCTGACTTATTTCGTATACGGTTGTGGTGGGTTTAAGCCTGGCTCAGGCAGGTGAGGGCGTCTGAGTGATCTCCACCCTCTTGTTCTTCACTCTGCAGTGCCCCGCGAGACTCTGGAGCTTTTGGAGCATCCCCTTACCTGATGCTGAGCAGGCTGAGGAAGCAAGAGAGCTAAAGGAACCACTGGATATTTGTCTCCTACCTTTGTCAGAAGGATTTTTTCTGTCTGTTGCAACCCGTAACTCCTACAGCCTCTTTGTTACTGCAAAGCACCTTCAGCACACGCTGCCTCTCTACAACACGTGCTGCAGAGCTGCGCTTGAACGGATAAAGCTGGAAAGAAGGCAAGAGCTGATGAGAGGGGTGGTGAGCTCAGCCCGGATGGCAAAGGCAGCCCCAGCCATGCCTGGGGGATGTTGCGTGGCCGGATCCTCTCTGCCAGACCTGCCCTGGTGCGGGCAGCGGCAGACACCTGCCTGCACAAAGGGACTGCAGCAGAGACTCAGCTTAATGTGACTCTCATTTAGGTAAGATTATGAAATAAACCTTTGGCTACCTGGCACACCGTTACAGTTGCCGCTTCCCCACCTGGGGGTGTAGCGCAGGGGGGAGGTGAAGCGGTGGTCCTGCCCTTTCAGGCCTTCCACCCGGCGGGCACAGCATGTTTTAGGCGTAGCAGCACTGTAATGTCACGTCGTCCTCGGGCAAGGAGCGAGCAGTTCCCTTTCTGGGTTAACCCGGCTCttgctttcctgaaaaaattCCCATGGCAAATATTAAGTTTTCTGCCCACGTCAGTGGGCGTGTGAAGTTCCTCCTTGAGCCTTCCCTCTGGCTGATATCCCTTTTGCAGGGGGAGGGCTGGTTTTTCACCCCTCTACCCTGGGAGAGGTGCTGTGGTGGTCAGCAATCTCCCAGTTTGAGAGATGTGGCACACCTTGGGAGCTAAATGGTGTCCCCAGGGGAGTGACAGCGGCTTTGCACACGTACGTTCACCTCCGCGCTGTGGGACAGAAGGAACCTGGTCGTATCCCTGGTCAGTCTTCTAATCCCTGacgtgcaggcagagctgcatttggaaaaaataaataaaggaaagtgTTGATACTCAAATAAGGCTTAAAGGTACTAAGTTTCAGTTTGTTCCTTTTCTTATCTACCTTTAGATAAATTATTCACACATGGTGTCACTCCAGGATTAGCTCGGTTAAGGTGCAAATAAAAGCTTGGCACCTGCTTAAAAGTGGGGTGAGGCAGCAAGCGCCACGGTACACAGCCTGCCGGGTGGTACTTACCATTTAAGAGGGTGAGTTTTGTAAATCGTACCATTTCCCTGTCAAGGAGCTGGTGGTCAGTCCTTTCCCAGCCCTCTCTTGGGGGGGAAACTGGCTCAATTTGAAGTCAGGGTGccaaggctgctgtggggcaggctgggtgctgACCCCCAGCGAGGTTTGCAAACTCCCCCCAAGCAACCCTCGGCCAGCCTGAAACGCCCTgctcctctttcccttctcctccactAGTTTTCCTGAGCTGCCACATGGCTAATGCTGCAGAACTAGGCTTTGCCTCTTAGGGTGAAGCCTCCGCTTCCCCCCCAAACCAGCTGAGACATcagctttaaaaatgtacttttattctgaaaataacagTGCAGAAACCGAGTCACAGGATACATTCCTCAGCTGTTTTACACAAACCCAGACACCAGTGAATCAGTTGACAGTATGTTTTGAAGCCACGGGTACTTTGGTACAACAGAGTGACATTAACATCGGGAAGCAAGCGCCACGGTCCAATCAAGGGGCGtcgataattaaaaaaaaagactatttgtGTTCAAGATAGTTTCAGTCACACTCATAGCACTAGACGTAGCACAGATCTGTTGAAGACAAACAAAAACCATGCTTACAGTAGCATAACAAAAGGAAACACTTAAAAGGTAATTGATACAGGATGCTTAGTGTTTATCCGGAAGGTGAAAGATACCTTAACAAAACCAAAGGAGAACCATTTAACTTCCGTAAGTAGGTTGAATAAGATACAACAGGCTTCTTCTAGTATACAGTTTGTCCATTAAGCCCTATTGCACGCTGAGGATGGACAACTTCAGGGTCTATTTTCTAACGTTATAACTAGGTAACTGTATGGAACAAAAGCACATAGCAAAGAATCATTTCCTCTGTTGCCTTTAACTAGTTCagatagaaataataataacaataaattagAAACAGATCTGCCCAGCATCAAAAAGAATACTTCCAAGTCAACAGCatcctctgggaaaaaaaaaaaaacaaaccaacacacaccACAAACCTTATCCTATATGGGTGGGAATTTATGTTTAAAGTATAAGAATTAAGACAGGAAAGAAGCTGTGAAAATTTGGCTTTCTCTTTAAAGATGCCTCAAGCCAGATCTCCTACCAGTCAGGTAAAAAACTATTCATTTTAACAGCTTGACATCAgttacaacacttttttttcctcttctttgtaaGAAAGATCAGAGCATGGTCTGAAACTCCTACAGTGTTCACACCTGTATAAAAATAGCAGTCGCTTGAGGTTATTTTTATACTTGACACTTTTCTTCAGTTATAGTGCCAAcaatacaaattttaaaataacagctccagattatttttttttttttttttttttaagtttaggcTGAAAACTTTTGTTACATCCATGGGATTGAAATAGTTCTAGGAGATAAAACTTCTTACCTTGAAACAATCCTAAAGAGTCACTACGGAGCAGGTATCAAAAAATCACATCTTATACGGCTATTAATAAACATTCTTACATGATCCAGTCCTCTAAAATGTAAACGTATTTATGACAACCCTTCACACATTCAGCATGTTAAAGATGGAGCCTTCAGAAAACGGTTAAGGCAATCGGTTTTTAGAAAGTTACCAAGACAGCAAGGAAACGGCAGCTGCTCTCAAATGTCTTTTGCTACATCATACCCACTGCCAGTCTCAGCCACGCGAGCAGGCAGCAAATTGCCTGGTTTTGCcttatgtttcctcttttttaaaaacaaaagcacactTCAGGCAcccaaccccccctttttttccttgttttttagaGAAGCAAATACCTTTCCTCTTGCAAACATCTGTAAAAagccacagaaggcaaaggctaTAGAAAAGACGAGTTACTTCAGAGTAACTGCAGTTTGGTACCtgccaggacagagctggctcCTGCCAAACGCTTTTATTTGGAAGTGAGTCatcagaacaaggaaaaaaacccacacgttACTAGCTGATCACAGATAGATAAAAATATTTCgtaaaatgaaagcagaagcttAAATGATTGTGAAGCCTAAAATACGTGATGTGCCGCACGCTATCTCCTGGCCCCCAGCCCTTTCTTAGCTGTCTC
Encoded proteins:
- the CCDC68 gene encoding coiled-coil domain-containing protein 68 isoform X2, producing the protein MSVPSKEQRNARIVMTTLLLTEQITREDRGSEGNYVLYGSSCSQITEEAEYVKKHPQVSGSRAESKSSGWSCSPVARTMKETEEQLLLVSRENQVLKIKLEATREAGIQALRSASQKLYENYQTRSGELKKSQENEKQQIQAYNLQQEEKLRQSSEDANRLAEGLREKCTCIEEMEKRVQRMEEEKKTLLEKKMSFEKMLQQMMSRNEDGKRCLDLQRQISTLQEQISHLQCVIQAQHHSLRGIIQEAEELNNELRSQDKKIENLTEKLTTLEAQNKELKDRVEFWSGQPKAKVSKAVWTDAPRDSGAFGASPYLMLSRLRKQES
- the CCDC68 gene encoding coiled-coil domain-containing protein 68 isoform X3, with product MTTLLLTEQITREDRGSEGNYVLYGSSCSQITEEAEYVKKQHPQVSGSRAESKSSGWSCSPVARTMKETEEQLLLVSRENQVLKIKLEATREAGIQALRSASQKLYENYQTRSGELKKSQENEKQQIQAYNLQQEEKLRQSSEDANRLAEGLREKCTCIEEMEKRVQRMEEEKKTLLEKKMSFEKMLQQMMSRNEDGKRCLDLQRQISTLQEQISHLQCVIQAQHHSLRGIIQEAEELNNELRSQDKKIENLTEKLTTLEAQNKELKDRVEFWSGQPKAKVSKAVWTDAPRDSGAFGASPYLMLSRLRKQES
- the CCDC68 gene encoding coiled-coil domain-containing protein 68 isoform X1, coding for MSVPSKEQRNARIVMTTLLLTEQITREDRGSEGNYVLYGSSCSQITEEAEYVKKQHPQVSGSRAESKSSGWSCSPVARTMKETEEQLLLVSRENQVLKIKLEATREAGIQALRSASQKLYENYQTRSGELKKSQENEKQQIQAYNLQQEEKLRQSSEDANRLAEGLREKCTCIEEMEKRVQRMEEEKKTLLEKKMSFEKMLQQMMSRNEDGKRCLDLQRQISTLQEQISHLQCVIQAQHHSLRGIIQEAEELNNELRSQDKKIENLTEKLTTLEAQNKELKDRVEFWSGQPKAKVSKAVWTDAPRDSGAFGASPYLMLSRLRKQES